From the genome of Prevotella herbatica, one region includes:
- a CDS encoding VOC family protein has translation MKLDGFGIFVKDMPTMVRFYRDVLGFEIKEEENTTNVYLVKDGTLFLLYRRTDFEQMTESKFNYAHGTNGHYEIALSVDNYDAVDKAYNDAISKGATSVMKPNTEPWGQRTCYISDPEGNLIEIGSFIK, from the coding sequence ATGAAATTAGACGGATTTGGAATTTTTGTAAAAGACATGCCGACGATGGTCAGGTTCTACCGCGATGTGTTGGGATTTGAAATCAAAGAAGAAGAAAACACGACCAACGTCTATCTAGTAAAAGATGGAACTCTCTTCCTTTTGTATCGCAGAACAGATTTTGAGCAGATGACGGAAAGTAAGTTCAATTACGCACATGGCACTAATGGCCATTACGAAATAGCTTTGAGTGTGGATAACTATGATGCTGTTGACAAAGCATACAACGACGCCATCAGCAAAGGTGCTACTTCTGTCATGAAACCAAATACCGAACCATGGGGACAACGTACATGTTACATATCCGACCCAGAAGGGAATCTTATTGAGATTGGGTCTTTCATAAAATAA